GAGTGCAAAGGGAAATTTGTGTCTTCGTTATTATTAGCAGTTCCTAATCTGTACATTGTTGATGGATACTCCTGAGCAAAATATGAGAAATCTTCGGCAGTCATTCTTATATCCATATCTATAACATTGTCTTTTCCTAAATACTCCTGTGAAAATTTGCGTGCTTTTTCAGTTACAGATTCATTATTTATTAAGCTAGGGTACCCATGCATTATGCGAACATCGCAATCGCCACCCATACTTCTTGCTATTGACTTCGACATCAACTCAATTTCATTTAAAGCTTCTTTTCTCCATTCTTCATTCATTGTGCGGAATGTACCTTCAATATTTACTTCATCGGGTATAATGTTAGTAGCACCGTTAGCAATTATTTTACCAAATGAGAGTACTGTAGGGGTAGCTGCAAAGGCTTTTCTGCTTACAATTTGTTGTAGTGCAACAATAATATGTGATGAAATTAAAACAGTATCTATTAACTGGTGAGGCATAGCTGCATGACCTCCTTTACCCTTAACTGTAATATAAATCTCATCAGTTGAAGCCATGTACATTCCACTTTTAAACCCCACTGTACCGACTTTCATTGATGGATTTACATGTTGTGCAATAACAAAATCAGGTTTATATTCTTTAAAAACTCCTTCTTCAAGCATCTGTTTTGCACCTCCCGGAAGTTTTTCTTCGGCAGGTTGAAAAATAAATAAATATTTGCCTGAAACATCAGATTTTAGTTCGTTTAAAATTAAGATTGTTCCCATTAAAGAAGCTGTGTGAACATCATGTCCACAAGCA
Above is a genomic segment from Bacteroidia bacterium containing:
- a CDS encoding amidohydrolase, translating into MDILKVKELAAKYAENVTKYRQYLHANPELSYQENLTSAYIVNFLTENKIIYKNNIAGNGILAVIEGNKPGKTIAIRADIDALPITEQNNCSYKSQNSGVMHACGHDVHTASLMGTILILNELKSDVSGKYLFIFQPAEEKLPGGAKQMLEEGVFKEYKPDFVIAQHVNPSMKVGTVGFKSGMYMASTDEIYITVKGKGGHAAMPHQLIDTVLISSHIIVALQQIVSRKAFAATPTVLSFGKIIANGATNIIPDEVNIEGTFRTMNEEWRKEALNEIELMSKSIARSMGGDCDVRIMHGYPSLINNESVTEKARKFSQEYLGKDNVIDMDIRMTAEDFSYFAQEYPSTMYRLGTANNNEDTNFPLHSSRFNIDESVLAFTHGIMAWIALNLTISTNKE